From one Solanum stenotomum isolate F172 chromosome 12, ASM1918654v1, whole genome shotgun sequence genomic stretch:
- the LOC125847832 gene encoding trans-cinnamate:CoA ligase, peroxisomal-like, giving the protein MDNLPKCGANYVPLTPLTFLTRASNSYANRTSIIYANIRFNWRETHERCCRLASSLRSLNIVKNDVVSVLAPNVPAMLEMHFAVPMAGAVLNAINTRLDARNVALILKHSEAKIFFIDYEYIDKAKKAIEILMSDFQMPMPLVVVIDDLDSPTGIRLGELEYEQLVFQGNPKYVLENIDDEWDPITLSYTSGTTSEPKGVVYSHRGAFLSTLSLILGWEMGTEPVYLWSLPMFHCNGWTFTWGIAARGGTNVCIRNTTAQEIYSNIALHKVTHMCAAPIVLNIILEAMPHEQCKIMTPVQVLVGGAPPPAPLLEKIERVGFHVVHAYGLTEATGPALVCEFQAKWNKLPWEEQARLKARQGLGILTLADVDVKNFKNMESVPRDGKTTGEICLRGSSIMKGYLKNEKANSQVFKNGWFFTGDMGVIHPDGYLEIKDRCKDVIISGGENISSVEVESAILKHPYVIEASVVAMPHPRWGESPCAFVILRKDSNLKESDIIAHCRKNLPGFMVPKKVQFVEELPKTGTGKVQKNHLRAVAKTFVVSDQTSKKSNQVKRENPRAYDQSQEQILALSRL; this is encoded by the exons ATGGATAATTTACCTAAATGTGGAGCTAATTATGTGCCTCTTACTCCTCTCACCTTCTTAACAAGAGCCTCCAATTCTTATGCCAACCGCACCTCTATTATTTATGCCAATATACGCTTCAATTGGCGGGAAACCCATGAACGTTGTTGTCGCCTTGCTTCCTCCCTCCGCTCCTTAAACATTGTCAAGAACGACGTG GTTTCGGTCCTTGCACCAAATGTACCGGCCATGTTAGAAATGCATTTTGCTGTGCCAATGGCAGGGGCTGTGCTCAACGCCATCAATACAAGGCTGGACGCTAGAAATGTTGCTCTTATTCTCAAGCACTCGGAAGCCAAGATCTTTTTTATCGACTATGAATACATCGACAAAGCTAAAAAGGCCATTGAAATACTAATGTCCGACTTTCAAATGCCAATGCCTCTCGTTGTTGTCATTGATGACCTCGATTCCCCTACTGGAATCCGGTTAGGGGAGCTCGAGTACGAGCAATTGGTGTTCCAAGGAAATCCTAAATATGTCCTTGAGAATATTGATGATGAATGGGATCCAATTACTTTGAGCTATACGTCAGGTACAACTTCAGAGCCAAAGGGAGTTGTGTACAGCCACAGAGGTGCTTTTTTGAGCACTTTGAGTTTGATTTTGGGATGGGAGATGGGTACTGAGCCTGTCTACTTATGGTCCCTCCCTATGTTTCACTGCAATGGTTGGACTTTCACCTGGGGAATAGCTGCAAGGGGTGGGACCAATGTTTGTATCCGCAATACAACAGCCCAAGAAATCTACTCCAACATAGCGTTACACAAAGTAACGCATATGTGTGCTGCACCTATTGTTCTCAACATAATCCTTGAGGCCATGCCACACGAGCAGTGTAAAATAATGACCCCAGTACAAGTTTTGGTGGGGGGTGCACCCCCACCAGCACCACTGCTTGAAAAAATCGAGAGGGTGGGGTTCCACGTGGTCCACGCCTATGGGCTAACCGAGGCTACTGGACCAGCCCTGGTGTGCGAGTTTCAAGCCAAGTGGAACAAATTACCCTGGGAAGAGCAAGCCAGGTTAAAGGCAAGACAAGGGCTGGGCATACTAACACTTGCTGATGTTGATGTGAAGAACTTCAAGAATATGGAAAGTGTGCCTCGTGATGGGAAAACAACAGGGGAAATATGCCTGAGGGGAAGCAGTATCATGAAAGGGTACTTAAAGAATGAAAAGGCAAATTCACAAGTATTCAAGAATGGTTGGTTTTTCACAGGGGATATGGGAGTGATTCATCCAGATGGGTatttggaaatcaaagataGATGCAAAGATGTGATCATATCAGGTGGAGAGAACATTAGCAGTGTAGAAGTAGAAAGTGCAATACTGAAACATCCATATGTAATAGAGGCCTCTGTTGTGGCCATGCCACATCCAAGGTGGGGTGAAAGTCCATGTGCCTTTGTTATATTGAGGAAAGACTCCAACTTGAAAGAATCAGATATCATAGCACACTGTAGGAAGAACTTGCCGGGATTCATGGTACCAAAGAAGGTTCAATTTGTGGAAGAATTGCCTAAAACGGGAACAGGAAAGGTGCAGAAGAATCATTTGAGAGCAGTGGCAAAGACATTTGTGGTGTCTGATCAAACAAGCAAAAAATCAAACCAAGTCAAAAGGGAAAATCCTCGAGCATACGATCAAAGTCAGGAGCAGATTCTTGCTTTGTCTCGTCTTTAG
- the LOC125847833 gene encoding glutathione S-transferase F11-like — MVVKVYGSAMAACPQRVMVCLIELGVDYELIHVDLDSLQQKKPDFLLLQPFGQVPVIEDGDFRLFESRAIIRYYAAKYEDRGKELTGTTLEEKALVDQWLEVESNNYNDLVYNMVLQLLVFPKMGHKNDLIVVQKCANNLEKVFDIYEQRLSKSKYLAGEFFSLADLSHLPSLRFLMNEGGFAHLVTQRKCLHDWYLDISSRPSWNKVLDFMNMKKSEMLPGPAKDEVKV, encoded by the exons atgGTAGTGAAAGTGTATGGTTCAGCAATGGCTGCATGTCCACAAAGGGTCATGGTTTGCCTTATAGAATTGGGAGTCGATTATGAACTTATACATGTTGATCTTGATTCTCTCCAGCAGAAAAAACCTGATTTCCTGCTTTTACAG CCATTTGGACAGGTTCCTGTCATTGAAGATGGCGATTTCAGGCTTTTCG AATCTAGAGCAATAATAAGATACTATGCAGCAAAATATGAAGACAGGGGAAAGGAACTAACAGGAACCACACTGGAAGAAAAAGCTCTAGTAGATCAATGGTTAGAAGTGGAATCCAACAACTACAATGACTTGGTATACAACATGGTACTCCAACTCCTCGTATTCCCTAAAATGGGACACAAAAATGACTTGATCGTGGTACAAAAATGTGCCAACAATTTAGAAAAAGTGTTTGATATCTATGAACAAAGGTTGTCCAAGAGTAAATACTTAGCAGGAGAATTTTTCTCCTTAGCTGATCTAAGCCACCTTCCTAGCCTTAGATTTTTGATGAATGAAGGTGGCTTTGCACATTTGGTGACTCAAAGGAAGTGTTTACATGATTGGTATTTGGATATTTCAAGTAGGCCTTCTTGGAACAAAGTGTTGGACTTCATGAATATGAAGAAATCAGAGATGTTACCCGGCCCAGCTAAAGATGAAGTAAAAGTTTAA